The Cetobacterium sp. ZOR0034 genomic sequence TTTTATCGACATCTCTACCAGATATAACTCCACAATAGTCGGTTTCTCTAACTTGGAAAGTATTTGGAAGATTAACGGTAAACTCCATAGTTTCTTTTATATATTCATATGATAATCTTTCAGGTCTAATTGAAATTGAAAGCATAGGTGGGTTTGTACAGATAGTACCAGTCCATGCAACGGTAAAAGCATTTTCTTTACCATCTTTATTTTTAGATGTAATAACTACAGCTGGAACAGGATTTAAAACTACACTTCCTTTAAATAGTTCTTTAGTCATTTTGATTCCTCTTTCTTTAAATGTTTTATCTTATCTTTTTATTATACATCAATAATTATTCGATGTCTAGTTTCTGAAAGTAAAAAAAAGCTTGTAAAATTAAAAGAAACATTATATTAATATAGAATACTAAAAATAAAAAAGAGGTGAAAAAATGAAAAGATTAAGATGTGATGTTGGATTTGCGGATAGTTTATTGTTTTTATTAGGGTGGACACTATTAGTTGTAATAACTTTTGGATTGGCTTCACCATTCTTTTTATTCTCACTAATAAAGTTTATGATTAATAAAACTGTAATAGTGGAAGAGTAATAGATAGTTAAAAGGAGTGAATGAAATGAAAAAGATATTAATTGTATCAATATTTTCAGTTTTAATTTTATCAGGTTGCTCTAATGTAGGTTCTAATACAATAGGCTCAACAACAGTTGGTGCAGGAGCGGGAGCATTGCTAGGGCAAGCTATCGGTGGAGATAGTAAGGCTACACTTTTAGGAGCCGGAATAGGTGCAGCGGCAGGAGCATTAGTTGGATCAGTTCAGGATCAAACTCAAACGATAAAAGATGTGAATCAGCAACCGTATTACCAGCAACAACCACAATATACTCAGCCACAATATAATAACCAATATAATAATCAGCAAAATACAAAACCGTATTATAGTCAACCGTATTAAAAGATTAAAGAGCCTTCAATTGAAGGCTCTTTTTGTTATAATCTCTAACACAAATGACTAAAGATAGGTTTAAATGCATTATTTTAGTTTTGTTTATAAACGATAAATTTTAAAAATGATTGACTTGTACATTATCATTATGTATAATTATGATAAATATGTATAGTATTAATGGTTCAAGAAGTTGATTAAAAGGAAAGATGAGTGAAAATCTCACACGGTCCCGCCACTGTAAGGAGGACGAAATTAGACTAAGCCACTGTAATTTTATGGGAAGGCCTAAGAGTAGGATGAATCTGAGTCAGGATATCTGCCATCAATATTTTAAGAAAATATAAAATCTGCGGTGAACAGATTTATATTTAGATTTGTTTACATTCAATTCTAATTATAAAAATTTTATTCACTTTCGCACTTTTATATTTCCGCTAAACTTCAATTAAAGTTAGGAGAAAGATATATGAAACATAAGAATATAATGGTTGTTGGGACATCTTCAGGAGCAGGGAAGAGCATAACAGTAACGGGCTTATGTAGAGCATTTTTTAAAGACGGACACGCGGTATTACCTTTTAAATCTCAAAACATGGCACTGAACTCTTATATAACAAAATCTGGGCATGAAATGGGAAGAGCTCAAGCTGTACAAGCTGTAGCTTGTGAAGTGGATGCTCACTATACTATGAATCCTATTTTACTAAAACCAACTGGCGATAGAAGAATTCAGGTTATTGTAAATGGAAAATCTATCGGAAACATGGGTGGATTAGAGTATGGAAGTTATAAAACAGAGTTAAAAAAAGATATAATGCTTGCATATGATTATATAAAAAATAACAGTGAAATATGTGTTGTTGAGGGAGCTGGTAGTCCTGTTGAATTAAATATAAAGCAAGATGATATAGTTAATATGGGGTTAGCTGAGATGATAGATGCGCCTGTTATTTTAGTTGCAGACATTGATAGAGGTGGAGTCTTTGCTTCAATTTATGGGACAATTTGCTTGATGGAACCAGATGAAAGAGCTAGAGTAAAAGGTGTGATTATAAATAAGTTTAGAGGAAATGTTGATATATTAAAACCAGGGTTAAGTAAAATCGAGGAGCTAACAGGAGTTCCAATCTTAGGAGTTATGCCATACTTTGAACTAGACATAGAGGATGAGGATGGTGTTACAGAGAAGTTTAATAAAATAAAAAATAAAAAAGGTGAGATAAATATTTCGGTTATAAAATTGAAACATATATCAAACTTTACAGATATAGATGCTCTTTCAATAAATGAGGATGTAAATATAAAATATATTACATCAGCTCATGAATTAGGAGATGAAGATTTAATAATAATTCCAGGGTCTAAAAATACCATAGATGATTTGAAAGATATAAAAGAGAAAGGGATCGCTCAAGAGATTATAAAGCTTTCTAGAAGAGGCATTCCTATTGTGGGGATATGCGGAGGGTTTCAAATTTTAGGAGAGAGAGTTTTAGATCCGTATGGTATTGAAGGAGATATAAAGGAGCTACCTGGGTTAGGTCTTTTAGATATAGAAACTGTCATGGAAAAGGAAAAAGTTACAACTCAATACTCCGGAGTATTAAATGGTAACAGTGGTTTATTAGAAGGTATGGGAAGTATTTTTGTAAAGGGATATGAGATTCATCAAGGAGTTACATCTGGAAAAGAGATTTCGTGTACAGAGGATAATAGATTGATTGCAACAGTAAATGAAAATATATTTGGAACTTATCTACATGGAATTTTTGATAATACTGAGTTTTCTGATTTTATTTTAAATAAAATTAGAGAGAAGAAAGGTCTTGAAAAAAAAGAGTCTGAGATGGATTTTGATGAATATAGACTTCGTGAACTAGATAAATTAGAAGAAATATTTAGAGAGAATATAGACATGAAAGCTATTTATAAGATTTTGGAGGGCGAGGTATGAGCTTCACATTAAAATTTTTAATAGCGTATGTTTTAGATTTGATGTTTGGAGATCCGTATTGGTTTCCACATCCAGTTAGATTGATAGGTAACTATATAAATATAATAGAAAAAAATATCTATAAATTTAAAAATAAAAAATTTTGGGGAGCTATTATGGCTATAGTTGTTATAATTACAACGGCAATAGCTTCTTATTATATAGCTAAAAGCTCAGAATACTTAGAAATTTTCTTTCTTTATACAACTTTAGCAACAAAAAGTTTAGGAGCTGAAGGTATAAAAGTTTATAAAATTTTAAAAAGTGGCGATTTAGAAAGAGCTCAAAAAGAGCTATCATATCTTGTAAGTAGAGATACAGGCGAAATGGATGAGGTTCAAGTTGTGAGAAGTACAATGGAAACTATAGCTGAGAACTCTGTGGATGGGATAATAGCACCGATGTTTTATGCTTTTTTGGGAAGTTTAGTAATGATTGATGGAGTCTCTTTAGCATTACCTTTAGCTATGGGATATAAAGCTATAAATACTTTAGATTCTATGGTTGGATATAAAAATGAAAAGTATATTGATTTTGGAATGGCATCTGCAAAAATAGATGATCTCTTTAATCTTATACCAGCTAGATTATCAGGAGCTTTAATTATTCCAATAGCAACTTTTCTTTTGGGAATGGGAATGAAAAAACCTTTAAAGATATTTTTTAGAGATAGAAAAAATCATTCGAGTCCAAATTCTGGCCATCCAGAAGCAAGCTTTGCAGGAGCTATTGGGGTTCAGTTTGGAGGAAAGACTAGATATTTTGGAAAGCTTTATGAGAAGCCAACAATAGGAGATAAAATAAAAGAGTTTGAAAAAGAGGATATAAAAAAATGTTATAAAATTATGTTTATGACATCTTTGGTGGGAGTTGTTTTATTTAGTAGTTTAATACAATTAGTATAAAGATGGGATGTGAGAACATGGATTTACATGGTGGGAATATTTATAGATTGAAAAGAGAGGATGGAGTAGAGGTATTAGATTATAGTTCTAATATAAATCCTTTAGGGGTTCCGGAGAGCTTTAAGAAAGCAGTTATAGAAAATTTCGAAGCTTTGGAGAAGTATCCGGATATAGATTATGTAGAGTTGAGACAATCTATAGCAAACTATAATAGTTGCTCAATAGACAATGTTGTTGTTGGAAATGGAGCCACAGAAGTTTTATTTTTATATATGAAAGCTGTAAAAGCTAAAAAAGTGCTTATAATAGCTCCAACTTTTGCAGAGTATGAAAGAGCAGCAAAAGCAGCAGGAAGAGATGTAAAATTTTTCCCACTGAGTAAAGATTTTTCATTGAATGAGAATCTACTAATGGATTTTATAACTGATGAAGATGTGGTTGTAATGTGTAATCCAAATAATCCAACAGGAAAATTCCAAGATTTAGATAAAATAAAGAGGATAGCTAATTTTTTAGAAAGAAAAAATAAAAAATTATTTGTAGATGAAGCGTTTATAGAATTTGTGGACGGGTGGAAAGATAAAACTTCTTTTTTATTAAAGCATAAAAATATTTTTATATTAAGAGCTCTTACTAAATTTTTTGCTCTTCCAGGGGTTAGATTAGGTTATGGTTTAACTTTTGATGAAGCTATTTTAGAAGAGATAAGAAATATAAGAGAACCTTGGAGTGTAAATGGAGTAGCAGAGATTGCAGGAAAAACCATGTTATTAGATAATCTATACATTCACGAGACAGAGGCTTGGATAAAAAAAGAGAAGATTCAATTTTATGAGGAACTAAAAGCTTTAAAAGGAATTGAAGTTACACCAACAGA encodes the following:
- a CDS encoding YMGG-like glycine zipper-containing protein encodes the protein MKKILIVSIFSVLILSGCSNVGSNTIGSTTVGAGAGALLGQAIGGDSKATLLGAGIGAAAGALVGSVQDQTQTIKDVNQQPYYQQQPQYTQPQYNNQYNNQQNTKPYYSQPY
- a CDS encoding cobyric acid synthase yields the protein MKHKNIMVVGTSSGAGKSITVTGLCRAFFKDGHAVLPFKSQNMALNSYITKSGHEMGRAQAVQAVACEVDAHYTMNPILLKPTGDRRIQVIVNGKSIGNMGGLEYGSYKTELKKDIMLAYDYIKNNSEICVVEGAGSPVELNIKQDDIVNMGLAEMIDAPVILVADIDRGGVFASIYGTICLMEPDERARVKGVIINKFRGNVDILKPGLSKIEELTGVPILGVMPYFELDIEDEDGVTEKFNKIKNKKGEINISVIKLKHISNFTDIDALSINEDVNIKYITSAHELGDEDLIIIPGSKNTIDDLKDIKEKGIAQEIIKLSRRGIPIVGICGGFQILGERVLDPYGIEGDIKELPGLGLLDIETVMEKEKVTTQYSGVLNGNSGLLEGMGSIFVKGYEIHQGVTSGKEISCTEDNRLIATVNENIFGTYLHGIFDNTEFSDFILNKIREKKGLEKKESEMDFDEYRLRELDKLEEIFRENIDMKAIYKILEGEV
- the cbiB gene encoding adenosylcobinamide-phosphate synthase CbiB; translation: MSFTLKFLIAYVLDLMFGDPYWFPHPVRLIGNYINIIEKNIYKFKNKKFWGAIMAIVVIITTAIASYYIAKSSEYLEIFFLYTTLATKSLGAEGIKVYKILKSGDLERAQKELSYLVSRDTGEMDEVQVVRSTMETIAENSVDGIIAPMFYAFLGSLVMIDGVSLALPLAMGYKAINTLDSMVGYKNEKYIDFGMASAKIDDLFNLIPARLSGALIIPIATFLLGMGMKKPLKIFFRDRKNHSSPNSGHPEASFAGAIGVQFGGKTRYFGKLYEKPTIGDKIKEFEKEDIKKCYKIMFMTSLVGVVLFSSLIQLV
- the cobD gene encoding threonine-phosphate decarboxylase CobD; the encoded protein is MDLHGGNIYRLKREDGVEVLDYSSNINPLGVPESFKKAVIENFEALEKYPDIDYVELRQSIANYNSCSIDNVVVGNGATEVLFLYMKAVKAKKVLIIAPTFAEYERAAKAAGRDVKFFPLSKDFSLNENLLMDFITDEDVVVMCNPNNPTGKFQDLDKIKRIANFLERKNKKLFVDEAFIEFVDGWKDKTSFLLKHKNIFILRALTKFFALPGVRLGYGLTFDEAILEEIRNIREPWSVNGVAEIAGKTMLLDNLYIHETEAWIKKEKIQFYEELKALKGIEVTPTETNFILVKLLNDDAKSFRKKMIENGVLVRDASNFMFLDESYIRLAIKDRKKNEKVLEALKKVLGE